The following coding sequences lie in one Spea bombifrons isolate aSpeBom1 chromosome 5, aSpeBom1.2.pri, whole genome shotgun sequence genomic window:
- the SALL3 gene encoding sal-like protein 3 isoform X1: MPATALSAGELIPGSTKAVPEGPDDGDSGNESRSGSEETNVCEKCCAEFFKWTDFIEHKKNCTKNPLVLIVNDDIGAPASEDFTEPSPASSPSDHGESETAEENIQVENNETCDIKDTEKEEEPMEIESNEEKTYPSQEASDSPCPLPQIPEPSSMTNYNMPNTNVTLETLQSTKVAVAQFSQAARCVGGANAAATAMAIPMILEQLMALQQQQIHQLQLIEQIRNQVALMNRQALRPPLTPAVTAQSAPIPASNQLQGFAAHSSLQITSIVPPTLAAPVTNNPCQSFEPPQHISQPTSGASTPNIPCSVSSALTEPTNTPLTTNTKPAPVTPSSVSSATSITHPQSSSTPPSIGHGNILTSSSSLPSPLLPQSSSSSVIFPNPLVSIAATANALDPLSALMKHRKGKPPNVSVFETKSTSEDPFFKHKCRFCAKVFGSDSALQIHLRSHTGERPFKCNICGNRFSTKGNLKVHFQRHKEKYPHIQMNPYPVPEYLDNVPTSSGIPYGMSLPPEKPVTTWLDSKPVLPTIPTSIGLQLPPTVPCINSYGDSPSITPMNRSPQRPSPASSECNSLSPTINNSESCIAPPAESPPAPTATTINKSEPIPLPFPPPPIRVGEQPTSGQISSPVTTTIPTVTDTTISTSLPNSVLPSMSDQFKAKFPFGGLLESMQTSETSKLQQLVENIDKKMTDPNQCVICHRVLSCQSALKMHYRTHTGERPFKCKICGRAFTTKGNLKTHFGVHRAKPPLRVQHSCPICQKKFTNAVVLQQHIRMHMGGQIPNTPLPEGFQDTMDSELAYDDKNLETMSNYDDDFDDNSMDDELDMKDTASDSSKPLIPYSGSSPSSPPTVISSIAALENQMKMIDTVMNVQQFAGLKSIENGSGESDHLSNDSSSAVGDLESQSAGSPAISETSSSMQVLSPANSHSESLISKSPHLVGQEEPAEIQLKVEKPDSPLPAAENEGALDLTATNPGRPIIKEEAPFSLLFLSRERGKFKSTVCNICGKPFACKSALEIHYRSHTKERPFICTVCNRGCSTMGNLKQHLLTHKLKELPSQLFEPNFTLGPSQTTTSLVTSTAPAMIKMEVNGHTKSISMGEGPHLLPGIQVPAAPQTEMSSGITPMLAPPPRRTPKQHNCHSCGKTFSSASALQIHERTHTGEKPFGCTICGRAFTTKGNLKVHMGTHMWNNAPARRGRRLSVENPMALLGGDALKFSEMFQKDLAARAMNVDPSFWNQYAAAITNGLAMKNNEISVIQNGGIPQLPVSLSGSAIPALGNIASGLDRTHTGSSPTIINLDKVGSETLVNRPFARFIEENKEIGIK, translated from the exons caGTACCAGAAGGACCTGATGATGGTGATAGCGGGAATGAAAGTCGAAGTGGAAGTGAAGAAACCAATGTTTGTGAAAAATGCTGTGCTGAATTCTTCAAATGGACTGACTTCATAGAGCACAAGAAGAACTGCACTAAAAACCCACTTGTGTTGATTGTTAATGATGACATAGGAGCACCAGCATCGGAAGACTTCACTGAACCTTCTCCTGCGAGCTCACCCAGCGACCACGGAGAAAGTGAGACCGCAGAAGAAAACATCCAAGTGGAAAATAATGAGACCTGTGACATAAAAGACACAGAAAAGGAAGAGGAACCTATGGAGATTGAAAGCAATGAAGAAAAAACCTACCCAAGTCAAGAAGCCTCTGACTCACCTTGCCCTCTACCTCAAATTCCTGAACCATCTTCCATGACTAACTATAACATGCCAAACACTAATGTTACTTTAGAGACTCTGCAAAGTACTAAGGTGGCAGTAGCGCAGTTTTCACAAGCTGCACGCTGTGTAGGTGGGGCAAATGCTGCAGCTACAGCAATGGCGATCCCAATGATTTTAGAACAATTAATGGCACTACAGCAACAACAGATTCACCAACTGCAACTCATTGAACAGATACGTAACCAGGTGGCGCTGATGAACCGCCAGGCACTGCGTCCTCCCCTGACTCCGGCTGTTACAGCCCAGAGTGCTCCAATTCCTGCTTCCAACCAGCTGCAGGGTTTTGCTGCACATTCCTCTCTCCAAATAACATCAATAGTCCCACCCACTCTTGCGGCACCAGTAACTAACAACCCTTGTCAGTCTTTTGAGCCTCCTCAGCATATATCGCAACCTACTTCTGGGGCAAGCACCCCAAATATACCATGTTCCGTCTCTTCTGCATTAACAGAACCaacaaacacaccattaacAACTAATACAAAACCTGCTCCAGTAACCCCCAGTTCTGTGTCCAGCGCAACTAGCATAACGCATCCCCAGAGTTCCTCAACGCCTCCATCCATTGGCCATGGGAATATCCTCACCTCATCTTCCAGCTTGCCAAGCCCTCTTCTACCTCAGAGTTCGTCAAGCAGTGTAATCTTTCCCAATCCACTTGTCAGCATTGCAGCCACAGCCAATGCTTTAGATCCTCTCTCAGCACTCATGAAGCACCGCAAGGGAAAGCCACCAAATGTATCAGTATTCGAGACCAAGTCAACCTCTGAAGATCCATTTTTTAAGCATAAATGTAGGTTTTGCGCCAAGGTCTTTGGAAGTGATAGCGCATTACAGATTCATTTGCGTTCTCATACAGGAGAAAGACCTTTCAAATGTAATATCTGTGGAAATCGTTTTTCCACAAAAGGAAACCTTAAGGTTCACTTTCAGAGGCACAAAGAAAAATATCCCCATATTCAGATGAATCCTTACCCCGTTCCAGAATACCTCGACAATGTGCCCACTAGCTCTGGAATTCCATACGGCATGTCACTTCCTCCTGAAAAACCTGTTACAACGTGGTTAGATAGCAAACCAGTATTACCAACCATTCCAACATCAATTGGGTTGCAGCTTCCCCCTACAGTGCCATGTATTAATAGCTATGGGGATTCTCCAAGCATAACTCCAATGAACAGATCACCCCAAAGGCCATCGCCGGCTTCCAGTGAGTGCAACTCTTTATCTCCAACTATAAATAACTCCGAATCGTGTATAGCACCACCTGCAGAATCTCCACCTGCTCCAACAGCAACCACTATCAACAAATCAGAACCTATCCCCCTTCCCTTTCCCCCTCCACCCATAAGAGTGGGGGAGCAACCTACAAGTGGGCAAATATCCTCACCAGTCACCACTACTATTCCCACTGTTACAGATACTACTATTTCAACAAGCCTCCCAAACTCTGTGCTTCCATCCATGTCTGACCAGTTCAAGGCAAAATTCCCATTTGGTGGTCTCCTAGAGTCTATGCAAACATCTGAAACCTCAAAACTGCAACAATTGGTCGAGAACATTGATAAAAAGATGACAGATCCAAACCAGTGCGTCATTTGTCACAGAGTGCTTAGCTGTCAGAGTGCTCTTAAGATGCATTACAGAACACATACAGGAGAAAGGCCATTTAAATGCAAAATTTGCGGACGTGCTTTTACTACTAAAGGCaatttgaaaacacattttggtGTTCACCGGGCAAAGCCTCCTCTAAGAGTTCAGCATTCATGTCCCATTTGTCAGAAAAAATTTACGAATGCTGTTGTACTGCAGCAACATATTCGTATGCATATGGGAGGACAGATTCCAAACACCCCTTTACCAGAGGGATTCCAAGATACAATGGATTCTGAGCTCGCTTACGATGACAAGAATCTAGAAACAATGAGCAATTATGATGATGACTTTGATGATAATTCTATGGACGATGAGCTAGACATGAAAGACACAGCAAGTGACTCATCTAAACCACTCATACCATACTCGGGGTCTTCGCCGTCTTCACCTCCTACTGTCATTTCCAGTATTGCTGCTTTAGAGAATCAGATGAAAATGATTGACACTGTTATGAATGTTCAGCAATTTGCCGGGTTAAAAAGTATTGAAAATGGGTCAGGAGAAAGTGACCATCTTAGCAACGATTCATCATCTGCTGTAGGGGATCTTGAAAGCCAAAGTGCAGGCAGTCCAGCAATATCAGAAACTTCCTCATCCATGCAAGTTTTATCACCTGCAAATAGTCATAGTGAAAGCTTAATATCAAAGTCCCCACATTTAGTCGGTCAAGAAGAACCAGCAGAGATACAGCTTAAGGTAGAGAAGCCAGACAGTCCTCTACCAGCTGCAGAAAACGAAGGTGCACTGGATCTGACTGCCACCAATCCTGGGAGACCAATCATCAAAGAAGAGGCTCCTTTTAGCCTGCTGTTCCTGAGCAGAGAACGTGGTAAGTTTAAAAGTACTGTTTGTAATATCTGTGGCAAGCCTTTTGCTTGTAAGAGTGCTTTGGAAATTCACTACCGCAGCCATACTAAAGAACGGCCATTTATTTGTACAGTCTGCAATCGTGGGTGTTCCACTATGGGTAATTTAAAACAACACTTGCTGACACACAAATTGAAAGAGCTCCCATCTCAGTTATTTGAACCCAACTTTACTCTAGGTCCCAGCCAAACTACTACTAGCCTGGTCACCAGCACAGCGCCTGCCATGATCAAAATGGAAGTGAATGGTCACACCAAGTCGATCTCAATGGGTGAAGGTCCCCACCTTCTACCAGGAATCCAGGTTCCTGCTGCACCACAGACAGAGATGAGTTCAGGCATCACTCCTATGCTGGCACCTCCACCACGACGAACTCCCAAGCAACACAACTGTCATTCGTGTGGGAAGACCTTCTCTTCAGCAAGTGCACTACAGATACATGAACGTACTCATACTGGTGAAAAGCCATTTGGTTGCACAATCTGTGGTAGAGCATTTACCACAAAAGGGAATCTTAAG GTCCATATGGGAACACACATGTGGAATAACGCCCCAGCAAGACGAGGTCGCCGGCTTTCGGTTGAAAACCCCATGGCTTTGCTTGGAGGGGACGCATTGAAATTTTCAGAGATGTTTCAAAAGGATTTGGCAGCACGAGCAATGAATGTTGACCCAAGTTTTTGGAACCAGTACGCTGCTGCTATCACAAACGGGCTAGCCATGAAAAACAATGAGATTTCTGTTATACAGAATGGAGGCATTCCGCAGCTTCCCGTCAGCTTGAGTGGCAGCGCAATCCCAGCGTTAGGTAACATCGCGAGTGGACTGGACCGGACACATACTGGCAGCAGCCCTACTATTATTAATCTGGACAAAGTAGGCTCAGAGACTCTTGTAAATCGACCATTCGCAAGGTTTATTGAAGAGAATAAAGAAATCGgcataaaatga
- the SALL3 gene encoding sal-like protein 3 isoform X4 produces the protein MSRRKQAKPQHLKSEEDIGTEVPLHNAVPEGPDDGDSGNESRSGSEETNVCEKCCAEFFKWTDFIEHKKNCTKNPLVLIVNDDIGAPASEDFTEPSPASSPSDHGESETAEENIQVENNETCDIKDTEKEEEPMEIESNEEKTYPSQEASDSPCPLPQIPEPSSMTNYNMPNTNVTLETLQSTKVAVAQFSQAARCVGGANAAATAMAIPMILEQLMALQQQQIHQLQLIEQIRNQVALMNRQALRPPLTPAVTAQSAPIPASNQLQGFAAHSSLQITSIVPPTLAAPVTNNPCQSFEPPQHISQPTSGASTPNIPCSVSSALTEPTNTPLTTNTKPAPVTPSSVSSATSITHPQSSSTPPSIGHGNILTSSSSLPSPLLPQSSSSSVIFPNPLVSIAATANALDPLSALMKHRKGKPPNVSVFETKSTSEDPFFKHKCRFCAKVFGSDSALQIHLRSHTGERPFKCNICGNRFSTKGNLKVHFQRHKEKYPHIQMNPYPVPEYLDNVPTSSGIPYGMSLPPEKPVTTWLDSKPVLPTIPTSIGLQLPPTVPCINSYGDSPSITPMNRSPQRPSPASSECNSLSPTINNSESCIAPPAESPPAPTATTINKSEPIPLPFPPPPIRVGEQPTSGQISSPVTTTIPTVTDTTISTSLPNSVLPSMSDQFKAKFPFGGLLESMQTSETSKLQQLVENIDKKMTDPNQCVICHRVLSCQSALKMHYRTHTGERPFKCKICGRAFTTKGNLKTHFGVHRAKPPLRVQHSCPICQKKFTNAVVLQQHIRMHMGGQIPNTPLPEGFQDTMDSELAYDDKNLETMSNYDDDFDDNSMDDELDMKDTASDSSKPLIPYSGSSPSSPPTVISSIAALENQMKMIDTVMNVQQFAGLKSIENGSGESDHLSNDSSSAVGDLESQSAGSPAISETSSSMQVLSPANSHSESLISKSPHLVGQEEPAEIQLKVEKPDSPLPAAENEGALDLTATNPGRPIIKEEAPFSLLFLSRERGPYGNTHVE, from the exons caGTACCAGAAGGACCTGATGATGGTGATAGCGGGAATGAAAGTCGAAGTGGAAGTGAAGAAACCAATGTTTGTGAAAAATGCTGTGCTGAATTCTTCAAATGGACTGACTTCATAGAGCACAAGAAGAACTGCACTAAAAACCCACTTGTGTTGATTGTTAATGATGACATAGGAGCACCAGCATCGGAAGACTTCACTGAACCTTCTCCTGCGAGCTCACCCAGCGACCACGGAGAAAGTGAGACCGCAGAAGAAAACATCCAAGTGGAAAATAATGAGACCTGTGACATAAAAGACACAGAAAAGGAAGAGGAACCTATGGAGATTGAAAGCAATGAAGAAAAAACCTACCCAAGTCAAGAAGCCTCTGACTCACCTTGCCCTCTACCTCAAATTCCTGAACCATCTTCCATGACTAACTATAACATGCCAAACACTAATGTTACTTTAGAGACTCTGCAAAGTACTAAGGTGGCAGTAGCGCAGTTTTCACAAGCTGCACGCTGTGTAGGTGGGGCAAATGCTGCAGCTACAGCAATGGCGATCCCAATGATTTTAGAACAATTAATGGCACTACAGCAACAACAGATTCACCAACTGCAACTCATTGAACAGATACGTAACCAGGTGGCGCTGATGAACCGCCAGGCACTGCGTCCTCCCCTGACTCCGGCTGTTACAGCCCAGAGTGCTCCAATTCCTGCTTCCAACCAGCTGCAGGGTTTTGCTGCACATTCCTCTCTCCAAATAACATCAATAGTCCCACCCACTCTTGCGGCACCAGTAACTAACAACCCTTGTCAGTCTTTTGAGCCTCCTCAGCATATATCGCAACCTACTTCTGGGGCAAGCACCCCAAATATACCATGTTCCGTCTCTTCTGCATTAACAGAACCaacaaacacaccattaacAACTAATACAAAACCTGCTCCAGTAACCCCCAGTTCTGTGTCCAGCGCAACTAGCATAACGCATCCCCAGAGTTCCTCAACGCCTCCATCCATTGGCCATGGGAATATCCTCACCTCATCTTCCAGCTTGCCAAGCCCTCTTCTACCTCAGAGTTCGTCAAGCAGTGTAATCTTTCCCAATCCACTTGTCAGCATTGCAGCCACAGCCAATGCTTTAGATCCTCTCTCAGCACTCATGAAGCACCGCAAGGGAAAGCCACCAAATGTATCAGTATTCGAGACCAAGTCAACCTCTGAAGATCCATTTTTTAAGCATAAATGTAGGTTTTGCGCCAAGGTCTTTGGAAGTGATAGCGCATTACAGATTCATTTGCGTTCTCATACAGGAGAAAGACCTTTCAAATGTAATATCTGTGGAAATCGTTTTTCCACAAAAGGAAACCTTAAGGTTCACTTTCAGAGGCACAAAGAAAAATATCCCCATATTCAGATGAATCCTTACCCCGTTCCAGAATACCTCGACAATGTGCCCACTAGCTCTGGAATTCCATACGGCATGTCACTTCCTCCTGAAAAACCTGTTACAACGTGGTTAGATAGCAAACCAGTATTACCAACCATTCCAACATCAATTGGGTTGCAGCTTCCCCCTACAGTGCCATGTATTAATAGCTATGGGGATTCTCCAAGCATAACTCCAATGAACAGATCACCCCAAAGGCCATCGCCGGCTTCCAGTGAGTGCAACTCTTTATCTCCAACTATAAATAACTCCGAATCGTGTATAGCACCACCTGCAGAATCTCCACCTGCTCCAACAGCAACCACTATCAACAAATCAGAACCTATCCCCCTTCCCTTTCCCCCTCCACCCATAAGAGTGGGGGAGCAACCTACAAGTGGGCAAATATCCTCACCAGTCACCACTACTATTCCCACTGTTACAGATACTACTATTTCAACAAGCCTCCCAAACTCTGTGCTTCCATCCATGTCTGACCAGTTCAAGGCAAAATTCCCATTTGGTGGTCTCCTAGAGTCTATGCAAACATCTGAAACCTCAAAACTGCAACAATTGGTCGAGAACATTGATAAAAAGATGACAGATCCAAACCAGTGCGTCATTTGTCACAGAGTGCTTAGCTGTCAGAGTGCTCTTAAGATGCATTACAGAACACATACAGGAGAAAGGCCATTTAAATGCAAAATTTGCGGACGTGCTTTTACTACTAAAGGCaatttgaaaacacattttggtGTTCACCGGGCAAAGCCTCCTCTAAGAGTTCAGCATTCATGTCCCATTTGTCAGAAAAAATTTACGAATGCTGTTGTACTGCAGCAACATATTCGTATGCATATGGGAGGACAGATTCCAAACACCCCTTTACCAGAGGGATTCCAAGATACAATGGATTCTGAGCTCGCTTACGATGACAAGAATCTAGAAACAATGAGCAATTATGATGATGACTTTGATGATAATTCTATGGACGATGAGCTAGACATGAAAGACACAGCAAGTGACTCATCTAAACCACTCATACCATACTCGGGGTCTTCGCCGTCTTCACCTCCTACTGTCATTTCCAGTATTGCTGCTTTAGAGAATCAGATGAAAATGATTGACACTGTTATGAATGTTCAGCAATTTGCCGGGTTAAAAAGTATTGAAAATGGGTCAGGAGAAAGTGACCATCTTAGCAACGATTCATCATCTGCTGTAGGGGATCTTGAAAGCCAAAGTGCAGGCAGTCCAGCAATATCAGAAACTTCCTCATCCATGCAAGTTTTATCACCTGCAAATAGTCATAGTGAAAGCTTAATATCAAAGTCCCCACATTTAGTCGGTCAAGAAGAACCAGCAGAGATACAGCTTAAGGTAGAGAAGCCAGACAGTCCTCTACCAGCTGCAGAAAACGAAGGTGCACTGGATCTGACTGCCACCAATCCTGGGAGACCAATCATCAAAGAAGAGGCTCCTTTTAGCCTGCTGTTCCTGAGCAGAGAACGTG GTCCATATGGGAACACACATGTGGAATAA